In one Sphingobium indicum B90A genomic region, the following are encoded:
- a CDS encoding pyridoxal-dependent decarboxylase, exosortase A system-associated: MKPMGPIPPFFAGEEGMLLIGGCGAASLVEEAGDTPLFVYDMGIVEGQARAFRDAMPAALSLHYAVKANPHAPLLERMAKLVDGFDVASGGELARALEAGMDAAHISFAGPGKRDDELIVAIDSGATINLESEGEARRAIALAERRGRTPKLAVRVNPDFDLKGSGMRMGGGAKPFGVDAERAAALARRVIEAGGEWRGWHIFAGSQALGAQALIETQAATVDLAARLSEAVGAAPPLVNLGGGFGIPYFPGDERLDIRPIGDALGGMLDRRADILQDSAFAMELGRWLVGEAGVYLTSIVDVKKSQGETFVVVDGGLHHQLAASGNFGTVVRRNYPIAVANRFGEAPAEDGVTVVGCLCTPIDRLGDKVALPPVEEGDLVAIFLAGAYGASASPAAFLGHPAPRELLIG, translated from the coding sequence ATGAAGCCGATGGGACCGATCCCGCCCTTCTTCGCGGGCGAGGAGGGCATGTTGCTGATCGGCGGCTGCGGCGCGGCGAGCCTGGTCGAGGAGGCCGGGGACACGCCGCTGTTCGTCTATGACATGGGCATCGTAGAGGGGCAGGCGCGGGCCTTTCGCGACGCCATGCCCGCGGCGCTGTCGCTCCATTATGCGGTGAAGGCCAATCCCCATGCCCCCCTGCTGGAGCGGATGGCGAAGCTGGTCGACGGATTCGACGTGGCGTCGGGCGGGGAACTGGCGCGGGCGCTGGAGGCGGGGATGGACGCTGCCCATATCAGCTTCGCCGGGCCGGGAAAGCGCGACGATGAACTGATCGTCGCCATAGACAGCGGCGCGACGATCAACCTGGAGTCGGAGGGCGAGGCGCGGCGGGCCATCGCGCTCGCGGAGCGGCGCGGCAGGACGCCGAAGCTGGCGGTGCGGGTGAACCCGGATTTCGACCTGAAGGGGTCCGGCATGCGCATGGGCGGCGGGGCCAAGCCCTTCGGCGTGGACGCGGAGCGCGCGGCGGCGCTGGCGCGCCGGGTGATCGAGGCCGGGGGCGAGTGGCGCGGCTGGCATATCTTCGCCGGCAGCCAGGCGCTGGGGGCGCAGGCGCTGATCGAGACGCAGGCGGCGACGGTCGATCTCGCCGCCCGCCTGTCCGAAGCGGTGGGGGCGGCGCCGCCGCTGGTCAATCTGGGCGGCGGCTTCGGCATTCCCTATTTCCCCGGCGACGAACGGCTGGACATCCGGCCCATCGGGGATGCGCTGGGCGGGATGCTCGACCGGCGGGCGGACATATTGCAGGACAGCGCCTTCGCCATGGAACTGGGCCGCTGGCTGGTGGGGGAGGCGGGGGTCTACCTCACCAGCATCGTCGATGTGAAGAAAAGCCAGGGCGAAACCTTCGTCGTCGTCGACGGCGGGCTGCACCATCAACTCGCGGCGAGCGGCAATTTCGGCACGGTGGTGCGCCGCAACTATCCCATCGCCGTCGCCAATCGCTTCGGGGAAGCCCCGGCGGAGGATGGCGTGACGGTCGTGGGTTGCCTCTGCACGCCCATCGACAGGCTGGGCGACAAGGTCGCGCTGCCGCCGGTGGAGGAGGGCGACCTGGTCGCGATCTTCCTGGCGGGGGCCTATGGCGCCTCGGCCAGTCCGGCTGCTTTTCTGGGTCACCCGGCGCCTCGGGAACTGCTGATCGGCTGA
- a CDS encoding acyl carrier protein translates to MRADNAQPVDRTMDIETMMRALLRDVLVLSQDRVDAFDADTPLFGALPELDSMAVAGLLTEMEDRFGILIEDEDIDGDTFETFGSLVAFARGKTGG, encoded by the coding sequence ATGCGGGCGGACAATGCACAGCCGGTCGACCGGACCATGGATATCGAAACGATGATGCGCGCCCTGCTGCGCGACGTGCTGGTCCTGTCGCAGGACCGGGTGGACGCCTTCGATGCCGACACGCCGCTGTTCGGCGCTCTGCCCGAACTGGATTCCATGGCCGTCGCGGGCCTGCTCACCGAGATGGAGGACCGCTTCGGCATCCTGATCGAGGATGAGGATATAGACGGCGACACGTTCGAAACCTTCGGATCGCTCGTCGCCTTTGCGCGGGGGAAGACCGGGGGCTGA
- a CDS encoding MOSC domain-containing protein encodes MAACSMTVDALLTGMPVPFRDGEHSAIAKRPVSGAVRIGWLGLEGDGVADSVHHGGWDKAIHLYPQDHYGWWRERKPGHPLLEKPGAFGENIASRGMTEEDICLGDRFALGGAVVEVSHGRQPCWKIDHRFGARDVMATIVRTARCGIYFRVLREGEAEAGTRMELLERPLPQWPIARVFRLLIGGGHKGDPDAVRALADMPVLAEAWRERARKLA; translated from the coding sequence ATGGCCGCTTGCTCCATGACCGTCGACGCCTTGCTGACCGGCATGCCCGTCCCCTTTCGCGACGGCGAGCATAGCGCGATCGCGAAGCGGCCGGTGTCGGGCGCGGTGCGGATCGGCTGGCTGGGCCTGGAAGGCGACGGCGTGGCCGACAGCGTGCATCACGGCGGCTGGGACAAGGCGATCCACCTCTACCCGCAGGACCATTATGGCTGGTGGCGCGAGCGCAAGCCGGGCCATCCCCTGCTGGAGAAGCCGGGCGCCTTTGGCGAGAATATCGCGTCTCGCGGGATGACGGAGGAGGACATCTGCCTTGGCGACCGCTTCGCGCTGGGCGGCGCGGTGGTGGAGGTGAGCCATGGACGGCAGCCCTGCTGGAAGATCGACCATCGTTTCGGCGCGCGCGACGTGATGGCGACCATCGTCAGGACGGCGCGATGCGGCATCTATTTCCGCGTCCTTCGGGAGGGGGAGGCGGAAGCCGGGACGCGGATGGAATTGCTGGAGCGGCCCTTGCCCCAATGGCCGATTGCGCGGGTGTTCCGGCTGTTGATCGGCGGCGGGCACAAGGGCGATCCGGACGCCGTGCGGGCGCTGGCGGACATGCCGGTGCTGGCCGAGGCATGGCGGGAGCGGGCGCGGAAACTGGCCTGA
- a CDS encoding glycosyltransferase family 4 protein, with amino-acid sequence MDVTGLRVALFSGNYNYVRDGANQALNRFVAYLLRQGAAVRVYSPTTDSPAFEPAGDLVSAPSVPVPGRREYRIPYRMSGAVRRDLRAFRPNLVHVSSPDPLGHRAVAWARRHGLPAVASVHTRFETYPRYYGLAFLEPVIESLLRRFYRRCDAIVAPSESMAQLLREQRMSYDVGIWTRGIDRDIFHPGRRDMAWRRSLGIADDDPVIGFIGRLVMEKGLDVFSDTIDHLAAKNVRHKVLVVGEGPARQWFANRLPNAVFTGFQKGADLGRAVAGMDMLFNPSVTETFGNVTLEAMACGLPTVAARATGSESLVADGVTGRLIRPGAITAFADALAAYCTDPAARAAAGAASMGQAERYGWDQVNQALVDTYIRIIRQREHGALVRSSPVP; translated from the coding sequence ATGGATGTCACGGGGCTTCGCGTCGCACTCTTCAGCGGCAATTACAATTATGTGCGCGATGGCGCGAACCAGGCGCTCAACCGCTTCGTCGCCTATCTGCTGCGGCAGGGGGCGGCGGTGCGCGTCTATTCGCCCACCACGGACAGCCCGGCCTTCGAACCGGCGGGCGACCTGGTCAGCGCGCCTTCCGTGCCGGTGCCGGGCCGGCGCGAATATCGGATTCCCTACCGCATGTCGGGCGCGGTGCGCCGCGACCTGAGGGCCTTTCGCCCCAACCTCGTCCACGTTTCCAGCCCCGATCCGCTGGGCCATCGCGCTGTCGCCTGGGCGCGCCGCCACGGCCTGCCGGCGGTCGCATCCGTCCATACGCGCTTCGAAACATACCCGCGCTATTACGGCCTCGCCTTTCTGGAGCCGGTGATCGAATCGCTGCTCCGCCGCTTCTACCGCCGCTGCGACGCCATCGTCGCGCCGTCCGAATCGATGGCGCAGCTCCTGCGCGAACAGCGGATGAGCTATGATGTCGGCATCTGGACGCGGGGCATAGACCGGGACATCTTCCATCCGGGCCGCCGCGACATGGCCTGGCGCCGGTCGCTCGGCATCGCGGACGACGATCCGGTGATCGGCTTCATCGGCCGGCTGGTGATGGAAAAGGGCCTCGACGTCTTTTCCGACACGATCGATCATCTGGCGGCAAAGAATGTGCGGCACAAGGTGCTGGTCGTGGGCGAAGGCCCGGCGCGGCAATGGTTCGCGAACCGCCTGCCCAACGCGGTCTTCACCGGATTTCAGAAGGGCGCGGACCTTGGCCGGGCCGTCGCGGGCATGGACATGCTGTTCAACCCCAGCGTCACGGAAACCTTCGGCAACGTCACGCTGGAGGCGATGGCATGCGGCCTGCCCACCGTCGCCGCCCGCGCCACCGGCAGCGAGAGCCTGGTCGCCGACGGCGTCACCGGCCGCCTGATCCGCCCCGGAGCGATCACCGCCTTCGCCGACGCGCTGGCCGCCTATTGCACCGATCCCGCCGCCCGCGCCGCCGCCGGGGCAGCCTCCATGGGGCAAGCGGAACGCTATGGCTGGGACCAGGTGAACCAGGCGCTGGTCGACACCTATATCCGCATCATCCGCCAGCGCGAACATGGCGCGCTGGTGCGGTCCAGCCCTGTTCCCTGA
- a CDS encoding YkvA family protein yields MAYQRLKSWASALKLDIMALWIAARDSRTPLLAKLVAAGVAGFALSPVDLIPDFIPILGYLDDLIILPLGIALAIRLIPPPLMTQFRAEARRLSDRPQSRAAMAVILLLWLGSGLALSLCATLWIARRAH; encoded by the coding sequence ATGGCATATCAACGCCTGAAAAGCTGGGCCAGCGCGCTGAAGCTCGACATCATGGCCCTGTGGATCGCCGCCCGCGACAGCCGCACGCCTCTGCTCGCAAAGCTCGTCGCGGCGGGAGTCGCCGGTTTCGCGCTCAGCCCGGTCGACCTCATCCCGGACTTCATCCCGATCCTGGGCTATCTGGACGATCTCATCATCCTGCCGCTCGGCATAGCGCTGGCGATCCGCCTCATCCCCCCGCCGCTGATGACGCAGTTCCGGGCCGAAGCGCGCCGCCTGTCGGACCGTCCCCAAAGCCGCGCGGCCATGGCGGTCATTCTCCTGCTCTGGCTGGGGTCGGGGCTGGCGCTGTCGCTTTGCGCCACGCTCTGGATCGCCCGCCGCGCCCACTGA
- a CDS encoding cupin domain-containing protein, protein MDGCDEGTAEALIRTLDLAPHPEGGWFRETWRAAAEPGERAGGTAIYFLLEAHQRSHWHRVDADEHWFWHGGAPIGLSIAEEGGAVRNLLLGGDVLAGQSPQAMVPAGHWQAARPMGGWSLVSCTVVPGFEFSGFALAPEGWSPGG, encoded by the coding sequence ATGGACGGTTGCGACGAGGGGACGGCGGAGGCGCTGATCCGGACGCTGGACCTGGCCCCGCATCCGGAGGGGGGATGGTTTCGGGAGACCTGGCGGGCGGCGGCCGAACCGGGCGAGCGGGCCGGCGGGACGGCGATCTATTTCCTGCTGGAGGCGCATCAGCGGTCGCACTGGCACCGGGTCGACGCCGACGAGCATTGGTTCTGGCATGGCGGGGCGCCGATAGGGCTTTCCATCGCGGAAGAGGGCGGGGCCGTGCGGAACCTGCTGCTGGGCGGGGACGTGCTGGCGGGGCAGAGCCCGCAGGCGATGGTTCCGGCGGGTCACTGGCAGGCGGCGCGGCCCATGGGCGGCTGGAGCCTGGTCAGTTGCACGGTGGTGCCGGGATTTGAATTTTCGGGCTTCGCGCTGGCGCCGGAGGGCTGGTCGCCGGGGGGCTGA
- a CDS encoding replication-associated recombination protein A gives MADLFAPDDIPPVPADAPLADRLRPRALAEVVGQDHLTGPEGAIGRMVAAGRLSSIILWGPPGTGKTTISRLLADAVGMRFEPISAVFSGVADLKKVFAAAKDHARRGEKTLLFVDEIHRFNRAQQDGFLPFVEDGTVTLVGATTENPSFELNAALLSRAQVLILRRLDASALEQLLDRAEALTGRPLPLDAAAREALLASADGDGRFLLNQVETLYSIDLPQPLDPAGLSALLHRRVAVYDKDREGHYNLISALHKSLRGSDPQAALYYLARMLTAGEEPLYVLRRLVRFAAEDIGLADPQALVQCLAAKDSYEFLGSPEGELAIVQACLYCATAPKSNAAYSAMKSAWRSARETGSLMPPQNILNAPTRLMKSIGYGKDYQYDHDAQDDFSGDNYWPEEMQPQSFYAPTERGFEARIAERMAYWERLRAERRPK, from the coding sequence ATGGCCGATCTTTTCGCTCCCGACGACATCCCCCCTGTCCCAGCCGACGCGCCGCTGGCCGACAGGCTGCGCCCGCGCGCGCTGGCGGAGGTCGTCGGCCAGGACCATCTGACCGGGCCGGAGGGGGCGATCGGCCGCATGGTCGCCGCCGGCCGCCTCTCCTCGATCATCCTCTGGGGTCCGCCGGGCACGGGCAAGACCACCATCTCCCGCCTGCTTGCCGACGCGGTGGGCATGCGTTTCGAACCGATCTCCGCCGTCTTCTCCGGCGTGGCCGACCTCAAGAAGGTCTTTGCCGCCGCGAAGGACCATGCCCGGCGGGGCGAGAAGACCCTGCTGTTCGTGGATGAGATCCACCGCTTCAACCGGGCGCAGCAGGACGGCTTCCTCCCCTTCGTGGAGGACGGCACCGTCACGCTGGTGGGCGCGACCACGGAAAATCCCAGCTTCGAACTCAACGCCGCGCTCCTCTCCCGCGCGCAGGTGCTGATCCTGCGCCGGCTGGACGCGAGCGCGCTGGAACAGTTGCTCGACCGCGCCGAAGCGCTGACCGGCCGCCCCCTGCCGCTCGACGCCGCCGCCCGCGAAGCCCTGCTCGCCAGCGCCGACGGCGACGGACGCTTCCTGCTGAACCAGGTCGAAACGCTTTATTCCATCGACCTCCCGCAGCCGCTCGATCCGGCGGGCCTTTCCGCCCTGCTCCACCGCCGCGTCGCGGTCTACGACAAGGACCGGGAGGGGCATTACAACCTCATCTCCGCGCTCCACAAAAGCCTGCGCGGTTCCGACCCGCAGGCCGCGCTCTATTATCTCGCCCGCATGCTCACCGCGGGGGAGGAGCCGCTCTACGTCCTGCGCCGCCTGGTCCGCTTCGCCGCGGAGGACATCGGCCTCGCCGACCCGCAGGCGCTGGTCCAATGCCTCGCCGCCAAGGACAGCTATGAATTTCTCGGCTCCCCCGAAGGCGAACTCGCCATCGTCCAGGCCTGCCTCTATTGCGCCACCGCGCCCAAATCCAACGCCGCCTACAGCGCCATGAAATCCGCCTGGAGGTCCGCCCGCGAGACCGGATCGCTGATGCCGCCGCAGAATATCCTGAACGCCCCGACCAGGCTCATGAAAAGCATCGGCTACGGCAAGGACTATCAGTACGACCATGACGCGCAGGACGACTTTTCCGGCGACAATTACTGGCCCGAAGAGATGCAGCCCCAGAGCTTCTACGCCCCCACCGAACGCGGCTTCGAAGCGCGCATCGCCGAACGCATGGCCTATTGGGAGCGCCTGAGGGCCGAACGCCGCCCGAAATGA
- a CDS encoding XrtA/PEP-CTERM system exopolysaccharide export protein — protein sequence MRFLSLSRALIGVSLPALALSGCASGGGAPNLPPASFVSTQEGPGEEYVIGPLDDLTIFVWRNPDLGAKVQVRPDGRITTPLISDMPAVGKTPRQLADDLKVALGKYIENPLVSVIVNNFSGTFSQQVRIVGATEKPASIPYRANMTLLDAMISVGGLSEYAAGNRAKLVRFNKETGKQQEYQVRIGDLLKRGDSKANVMLAPGDVIIIPESMF from the coding sequence ATGCGTTTCCTGTCACTTTCCCGCGCGTTGATCGGCGTGTCCCTGCCGGCTCTGGCTCTTTCGGGCTGCGCTTCGGGCGGGGGCGCGCCCAACCTGCCGCCGGCGTCCTTCGTTTCGACGCAGGAGGGGCCGGGCGAGGAATATGTGATCGGCCCGCTCGACGACCTCACCATCTTCGTCTGGCGCAATCCCGACCTGGGCGCGAAGGTGCAGGTGCGGCCCGACGGGCGCATCACCACGCCGCTGATTTCCGACATGCCGGCGGTCGGCAAGACGCCCCGGCAACTGGCCGACGACCTGAAGGTGGCGCTGGGCAAATATATCGAAAATCCGCTGGTGTCGGTGATCGTCAACAATTTTTCCGGCACTTTCAGCCAGCAGGTGCGGATCGTGGGCGCGACCGAAAAGCCCGCCTCCATCCCCTATCGCGCCAATATGACGCTGCTCGACGCGATGATCTCCGTCGGCGGCCTTTCCGAATATGCGGCGGGCAACAGGGCGAAGCTGGTCCGCTTCAACAAGGAAACCGGCAAGCAGCAGGAATATCAGGTCCGCATCGGCGACCTGCTGAAGCGCGGGGACAGCAAGGCGAACGTCATGCTGGCGCCCGGCGACGTCATCATCATTCCCGAAAGCATGTTCTGA
- a CDS encoding hypervirulence associated TUDOR domain-containing protein — protein sequence MTGSFRKGARVKWNRGQGVGRGRISERFERQVERRIEGAVVRRNGSSRDPAYLVAADSGCEVLKLGSELSPA from the coding sequence ATGACCGGGAGCTTTCGCAAAGGAGCGAGGGTCAAGTGGAACCGGGGGCAGGGCGTCGGCCGCGGGAGAATATCGGAACGGTTCGAGCGGCAGGTGGAGCGCCGCATCGAGGGCGCGGTCGTCAGGCGCAACGGTTCCAGCCGCGATCCCGCCTATCTGGTGGCCGCCGACAGCGGGTGCGAAGTGCTGAAGCTGGGTTCGGAGCTTTCGCCGGCCTGA
- a CDS encoding glycine zipper 2TM domain-containing protein, translating into MRKALMAMAAVSLAIPASMAVPTDGANARRHYEYREWRGRDGRMYCRKSNGTTGLIVGGVGGALVGRAIDTRGDRATGTILGAAGGALLGKEIDSKRRCR; encoded by the coding sequence ATGCGTAAAGCCCTTATGGCCATGGCCGCCGTCTCGCTGGCCATTCCCGCCTCGATGGCCGTTCCCACGGACGGCGCCAACGCCCGCCGCCATTATGAATATCGCGAATGGCGCGGCCGCGACGGCCGCATGTACTGCCGCAAGTCCAACGGCACGACCGGCCTGATCGTCGGCGGCGTGGGCGGCGCGCTGGTCGGGCGCGCCATCGACACGCGGGGCGACCGCGCCACCGGCACGATCCTGGGCGCGGCCGGCGGCGCGCTGCTCGGCAAGGAAATCGACAGCAAGCGTCGCTGCCGCTGA
- a CDS encoding GNAT family N-acetyltransferase: MLVAREYRSVADARQAVGPALDRACTPSLFDRIDWFESLHAHCFPATDVRIFQALEGECQAWLFLLSPGAGRLSALANWYSFHWAPIFLGPPDEAVRRRLVEVIAQSLLNDSAQIDLYPVTGASDMLLDAFRRAGWFSVRRPMGGRHILHLNGRTFADYWAQRPGRLRTLIARKKRASRFTLSIADRLTDALWRDYAAVQARSWKKPEADLRFLHALARRESAAGTLRLGFARLEDQPVATQLWTVENGVALIHKLAHDQGFDGASPGSLLSHAMFAHAIDRDHVATIDYGTGDNGYKTDWMEERETLHRLDFFNPRRASIWLPAARAAISALVG, encoded by the coding sequence TTGCTGGTCGCAAGGGAATATCGCAGCGTCGCAGATGCGCGCCAGGCCGTGGGCCCGGCGCTCGACCGCGCCTGCACGCCCTCGCTGTTCGACCGCATCGACTGGTTCGAATCGCTCCACGCGCACTGCTTTCCCGCGACGGACGTCCGCATATTCCAGGCGCTGGAGGGGGAATGCCAGGCATGGCTTTTCCTGCTCTCGCCCGGCGCGGGACGGCTCAGCGCGCTCGCCAACTGGTACAGCTTCCACTGGGCGCCGATCTTCCTCGGCCCTCCCGACGAGGCCGTGCGCCGCCGCCTGGTCGAAGTCATCGCCCAATCCCTGCTGAACGACAGCGCCCAGATCGACCTCTATCCCGTCACCGGCGCGTCGGACATGCTGCTCGACGCCTTTCGCCGCGCCGGCTGGTTCAGCGTCCGGCGGCCGATGGGCGGGCGGCACATATTGCACCTCAACGGCCGGACCTTCGCGGATTATTGGGCGCAGCGGCCCGGCCGCCTGCGCACGCTGATCGCGCGCAAGAAGCGCGCGAGCCGCTTCACCCTCAGCATCGCGGACCGGCTGACCGACGCGCTGTGGCGCGACTATGCCGCCGTGCAGGCGCGAAGCTGGAAGAAGCCGGAGGCCGATCTGCGCTTTCTCCATGCGTTGGCCCGGCGGGAAAGCGCCGCCGGCACGCTGCGCCTGGGCTTTGCGCGGCTGGAGGACCAGCCGGTGGCGACCCAGCTATGGACGGTGGAGAACGGCGTCGCCCTGATCCACAAGCTGGCCCATGACCAGGGGTTCGACGGCGCCTCCCCCGGCAGCCTGCTCAGCCATGCGATGTTCGCCCACGCCATCGATCGGGATCATGTCGCGACGATCGACTATGGAACCGGCGACAACGGCTACAAGACCGACTGGATGGAGGAGCGGGAAACGCTCCACCGGCTCGATTTCTTCAATCCCAGAAGGGCGTCGATATGGCTCCCGGCTGCGCGCGCCGCCATTTCCGCGCTTGTAGGTTAG
- a CDS encoding acyl-CoA ligase (AMP-forming), exosortase A system-associated produces MIDGAQVRPIDHLLLRGDPERPALDGRSGTQSYAELEATLGRLAAWLAGFGLEKGARVASWVAKGPVAALMPLAAPRAGLVHVPVNPLLKHAQVAHILADSGASLLIGTASRLATLAPGDVPERCDLHREDDAACAMSGGEALAPSHAAPDELAAILYTSGSTGRPKGVMLSHANLWLGAVSVAEYLKLAAEDRTLCLLPFSFDYGQNQLFSTWFAGGCACPLDYLTPRDVVKAVDRWDITTLAGVPPLWVQLTELDWPADVAAKLRRLTNSGGALTRPLVAKLRALFARADLYPMYGLTEAFRSTYLPPALVDSHPDSMGSAIPHAEILVVRQDGSVAGDDEAGELVHCGPLVAQGYWRDPARTAERFRPAPAASRYGGMAVWSGDTVRRDARGLLYFVGRDDAMIKSAGNRISPTEVEEAAVAVEGIGEAVALGVRDDRLGQAVLLLLRGASPELKAQVEARLRQELPNFMQPREIVMLSEFPRNPNGKIDRVALAKEFAA; encoded by the coding sequence ATGATCGATGGCGCGCAGGTGCGGCCGATCGACCATCTGCTGCTGCGCGGCGACCCGGAACGGCCCGCGCTGGACGGGCGGTCGGGCACGCAAAGCTATGCCGAACTGGAAGCGACATTGGGGCGGCTGGCGGCATGGCTGGCCGGATTCGGGCTGGAAAAGGGGGCGCGAGTCGCAAGCTGGGTCGCAAAGGGCCCGGTCGCTGCGCTGATGCCGCTCGCCGCGCCCCGCGCCGGGCTGGTCCATGTGCCGGTCAACCCGCTGCTCAAGCATGCGCAGGTCGCGCATATATTGGCGGACAGCGGCGCGTCGCTGCTGATCGGGACGGCCAGCCGCCTGGCGACGCTGGCGCCGGGCGACGTGCCGGAACGATGCGACCTGCACCGGGAGGACGATGCGGCCTGCGCGATGAGCGGCGGGGAGGCGCTGGCGCCGTCCCATGCCGCGCCGGACGAACTGGCCGCGATCCTCTACACCAGCGGATCGACCGGGCGGCCCAAGGGCGTGATGCTGAGCCACGCCAATCTCTGGCTGGGCGCTGTATCGGTGGCGGAATATCTGAAGCTGGCGGCGGAGGACCGGACGCTCTGCCTGCTCCCCTTCAGCTTCGATTATGGGCAGAACCAGTTGTTTTCGACCTGGTTCGCCGGCGGATGCGCCTGTCCGCTCGACTATCTGACGCCGCGCGACGTGGTGAAGGCGGTGGACCGGTGGGACATCACCACCCTGGCGGGGGTGCCGCCGCTCTGGGTGCAGTTGACCGAGCTGGACTGGCCCGCCGACGTGGCGGCGAAGCTCAGGCGGCTCACCAACAGCGGAGGGGCGCTGACGCGGCCCCTGGTGGCGAAGTTGCGGGCGCTGTTTGCGCGGGCGGACCTCTACCCCATGTATGGGCTGACGGAGGCGTTCCGCTCCACCTATCTGCCGCCCGCGCTGGTGGACAGCCATCCCGACAGCATGGGATCGGCCATTCCCCATGCGGAGATACTGGTCGTTCGTCAGGACGGTTCGGTGGCGGGCGACGACGAGGCGGGCGAACTGGTGCATTGCGGGCCGCTGGTGGCGCAGGGCTATTGGCGCGATCCGGCGCGCACGGCGGAGCGGTTCAGGCCTGCGCCCGCGGCCTCCCGCTATGGCGGCATGGCGGTGTGGTCGGGCGACACCGTCCGCCGGGATGCGCGGGGACTGCTTTATTTCGTCGGACGCGACGACGCCATGATCAAGTCCGCCGGCAACCGCATCAGCCCCACGGAGGTCGAGGAAGCCGCCGTCGCGGTGGAGGGGATTGGCGAAGCGGTGGCGCTGGGCGTCCGGGACGATCGGCTGGGGCAGGCGGTGCTGTTGTTGTTGCGCGGCGCTTCGCCGGAGCTAAAGGCGCAGGTGGAGGCGCGGCTTCGGCAGGAGCTTCCCAATTTCATGCAACCGCGAGAGATCGTCATGCTGTCCGAATTTCCCCGCAATCCCAATGGCAAGATCGACCGCGTGGCGCTGGCGAAGGAATTTGCGGCATGA